One genomic window of Fusarium fujikuroi IMI 58289 draft genome, chromosome FFUJ_chr01 includes the following:
- a CDS encoding related molecular chaperone — MRLSVSSPAVRDVSRLCVRCQLRARRASTLVPSHRPSVTATPTRHHAALAVAVRGPAVNRAHARAVSSAAQPEQEPASSSAPPSTHYDLFPETLPDGPPPAGHFPIDTRALRREFLRLQARAHPDMHPTQDKARAEAMSARINEAYKTLSNPLLRAQYLLSLRGVDVANDETLKVEEPELLMLVLEAREEIEDAEHEEDLDEPRAANDARIVESEQVLERAFQHDDIEAAKHEAVRLRYWVNIKESLDNWERGHHVVLQH, encoded by the coding sequence ATGCGActctctgtttcttctcccGCTGTGCGCGACGTTTCTCGGCTTTGTGTCCGGTGTCAACTCCGAGCTCGCCGAGCTTCGACTCTTGTGCCATCGCATCGACCATCTGTCACAGCGACGCCCACACGACATCATGCAGCTCTCGCAGTGGCGGTTCGGGGCCCAGCTGTGAACAGAGCTCATGCCCGCGCCGTATCTAGTGCCGCGCAGCCTGAGCAAGAACCGGCCTCGTCCAGCGCACCACCCTCGACACACTATGACCTGTTCCCCGAGACGCTTCCCGATGGTCCTCCTCCGGCAGGACACTTTCCTATCGATACTCGTGCTCTGCGCCGTGAGTTTCTCCGTCTGCAAGCTCGGGCTCATCCGGATATGCATCCTACTCAGGACAAAGCTCGTGCCGAGGCCATGTCAGCACGCATAAATGAGGCTTATAAGACGCTTTCTaaccctcttcttcgagcaCAATATCTACTCTCCCTTCGAGGCGTCGACGTCGCCAACGACGAGACCCTCAAGGTAGAAGAGCCAGAACTATTAATGCTTGTGCTTGAGGCACgcgaggagattgaggatgcCGAGCACGAAGAGGATCTAGACGAACCTCGTGCCGCGAATGATGCACGGATTGTGGAGAGCGAACAGGTGCTGGAGCGCGCGTTTCAgcatgatgatatcgaggCTGCGAAACATGAGGCTGTGCGTCTGCGCTATTGGGTCAATATCAAGGAAAGTTTGGATAACTGGGAGAGGGGCCATCATGTTGTGTTACAGCATTAA
- a CDS encoding related to benzodiazepine receptor, peripheral-type — protein MTTYIPALTLPDAVFLKPALSVLLPIGLGTAVGFSATQTQKTYLALKKPSVQPPPWLFGPVWTVLYGLMGYAAYRVADIGLSPFSSPETIVNTRRAMTLYSIQLGLNLIWTPLFFGLYRPIEASVDIVTLLGVNGYLTYLYSSIDSVAAWSQVPYLGWLSFATYLCTTIGHLNNWDLKTKEAKDE, from the exons ATGACTACATATATTCCGGCGCTTACACTGCCCGACGCGGTCTTCCTGAAGCCCGCATTATCAGTCTTGCTGCCCATTGGCCTTGGGACAGCCGTTGGCTTCAGTGCCACTC AGACTCAGAAGACCTATCTTGCTCTCAAGAAACCTTCGGTTCAACCTCCGCCATGGCTGTTTGGCCCTGTCTGGACCGTCCTCTACGG TCTCATGGGCTATGCCGCCTACCGAGTTGCTGACATTGGTctttctcccttctcaagCCCTGAGACTATCGTGAACACTCGACGTGCAATGACGCTCTACTCAATTCAACTCGGCCTCAACCTTATTTGGACccccctcttcttcggcttGTATCGACCAATTGAAGCGTCGGTTGACATTGTGACCCTGCTCGGCGTCAACGGCTACCTCACTTACCTCTACAGTTCCATTGATTCCGTTGCTGCGTGGAGTCAAGTTCCCTACCTCGGCTGGCTCAGCTTTGCGACCTATCTATGCACTACTATCGGTCATTTGAACAACTGGGACTTGAAGACCAAGGAAGCAAAGGACGAGTAA
- a CDS encoding related to cell division control protein CDC18+ gives MARATLGKRARGIDETDMPCLVATPTKRSRRLARTVSYNDENQDPAYSPFDDDEENDILAELPARNRKSPSQASTKQNPVTPSTPRHRDALSVPPTTPRHAVMSAGKLFKRLTPQTPLSPSTIQTIYHSARQLFARGAEPGQLIGRDAERNQLMEFLGRCSSPAPNGCLYVSGPPGTGKSAMITEISRQFANHKGVMSAYVNCMSVKSSKDLYTTLLGALGQGFDSSEADAISSLQAMFVPKTQSATVYLVTLDEIDHILTMGLESLYRVFEWSLQKNSCLILVGIANALDLTDRFLPRLKAKNLKPDLLPFLPYTAAQVKNIITMRLRSLMPADGKEGHVPFIHPAAIELCSRKVSSQTGDLRKAFEICRRALDLIETETRQKYEEEAREELLQMTPSKRPLGENINGASGGSKTMFQLMANSLKALTAETAPRASIGHLNKITAAAFSNGTTQRLKALNLQQKAALCALIAYEKRTRAAAKMANNGATPSKKKFLAPTIKTLFDAYCQLCTRDSVLHPLSSSEFREVAGSLETLGLVNASDGKNGSLAAPQTPSKRGRKTLAASGDERRITSCVAEKEIESVADGAGAGILKSILSGEALD, from the exons ATGGCTCGAGCAACACTAGGAAAGAGAGCCCGCGGCATTGATGAAACTG ATATGCCCTGCCTTGTGGCAACTCCCACGAAACGAAGTCGCCGTCTTGCAAGGACCGTTTCATACAACGACGAGAACCAAGATCCTGCATACTCTCccttcgacgatgatgaagaaaacGACATATTGGCTGAGCTCCCTGCTCGGAACCGAAAGTCTCCCTCACAAGCATCCACAAAGCAGAATCCCGTTACACCCTCGACGCCCCGACATCGAGATGCACTCTCGGTGCCTCCTACGACGCCTCGGCATGCTGTCATGTCGGCAGGCAAACTCTTCAAGCGACTCACACCACAAACACCACTCTCACCAAGCACCATCCAAACCATTTACCATTCAGCACGACAATTGTTTGCCCGTGGAGCTGAGCCTGGCCAACTTATCGGCCGAGATGCAGAACGAAATCAGTTAATGGAATTCCTCGGACGATGCTCTTCGCCCGCCCCCAACGGTTGCCTATATGTGAGCGGTCCACCAGGCACGGGCAAAAGTGCCATGATTACCGAGATAAGTCGACAGTTTGCCAACCACAAAGGCGTCATGTCTGCATATGTCAATTGCATGAGTGTCAAATCTTCTAAAGATCTCTACACCACACTTCTCGGCGCGCTTGGCCAAGGTTTCGACTCTTCCGAGGCAGATGCGATTTCCAGCTTGCAGGCTATGTTCGTGCCCAAGACACAGTCGGCTACCGTCTATCTTGTGACCCTAGATGAGATCGACCATATTTTAACGATGGGTCTGGAAAGTCTATATCGCGTGTTTGAGTGGTCGCTACAAAAGAACTCATGTCTGATTCTTGTCGGTATTGCCAACGCCCTGGACTTGACCGATCGTTTCCTTCCTCgactcaaggccaagaaccTGAAGCCTGATCTATTGCCATTCCTGCCCTATACCGCAGCCCAGGTCAAGAATATCATCACTATGAGACTCAGGTCCCTGATGCCGGCTGATGGAAAGGAGGGTCACGTGCCATTCATTCACCCTGCTGCTATTGAACTCTGCTCCCGCAAGGTTTCGAGTCAGACTGGGGACCTTCGCAAAGCCTTCGAGATTTGTCGCCGTGCACTTGACTTGATCGAGACCGAAACGCGTCAGAAGTACGAGGAAGAAGCGAGGGAAGAACTGCTACAGATGACCCCTTCGAAACGACCTCTTGGGGAAAACATCAACGGCGCATCCGGTGGCTCAAAAACCATGTTTCAGCTTATGGCGAACTCTTTGAAGGCTCTCACAGCAGAAACTGCGCCCCGGGCATCGATCGGACATCTGAATAAAATtacagcagcagctttcAGCAACGGAACGACCCAACGACTCAAGGCACTTAACCTCCAGCAGAAGGCAGCACTCTGTGCCTTGATAGCTTATGAGAAACGAACTCGAGCTGCCGCTAAGATGGCCAACAACGGCGCCACACCTTCCAAAAAGAAGTTTTTGGCACCAACTATCAAGACTTTATTCGATGCTTACTGTCAGCTCTGTACCCGCGATTCGGTTCTGCACCCTTTATCGAGTTCTGAATTCCGCGAGGTTGCCGGCAGTCTCGAAACATTGGGGTTAGTCAACGCATCCGATGGAAAGAACGGAAGCCTTGCGGCACCACAAACACCCAGCAAACGAGGTCGCAAGACTCTTGCTGCAAGTGGAGATGAGCGGAGAATCACGAGCTGTGTTGCAGAAAAAGAGATCGAATCTGTAGCCGATGGCGCTGGCGCAGGCAtcctaaaaagtattttGAGTGGAGAAGCATTGGATTAA
- a CDS encoding related to L-lactate dehydrogenase, with protein sequence MAKVFDAAEVAKHNTPESCWVILYGKVYDVTEFLPSHPGGKKIILKLAGKDATDEYDPVHPPGTLEENLKPENILGEVNPETLTDSQSTGENATTQSRDNQSPPMASLMNLDEIEEEATKRISKKAWAYYFSAADDLFSKTYNNHVYKNILLRPRVFVDCTACDLSTTLIGNRVGLPIFVAPAAMARLAHPDGEQGIAKACSRFGAMQIVSNNASMTPEQIIEGAKPGQTFGWQLYVQNQREKSEAMLKRINSMREYYKFICLTLDAPVPGKRELDEKQNFDYSEPSPASGESKPGAGGVGQQLFFGTAADLTWKTTLPWLAAHTDLPIVLKGLQTHEDAYLAAKYAPQVKAIILSNHGGRAVDTAPPAIHTLLEIRKYCPEVLSKVQIWVDGGIKRGTDVVKALCLGASGVGIGRGALFGLGAGGQAGVERTLEILEAETATCMRLLGVKNISELGPKFVNARQVERDIYDGDSGLDRQGLWTKSKL encoded by the exons ATGGCCAAGGTTTTCGACGCGGCTGAAG TGGCCAAACACAACACCCCGGAGAGTTGCTGGGTCATTCTCTATGGCAAAGTCTACGACGTGACTGAGTTTCTTCCATCGCACCCCGGTGGTAAGAAGATCATCCTGAAGCTCGCGGGGAAGGATGCCACCGATGAATATGATCCCGTTCACCCACCGGGAACCCTCGAGGAGAACCTCAAGCCCGAGAATATCCTCGGTGAAGTGAATCCCGAAACACTCACTGACTCCCAATCGACCGGCGAAAACGCCACCACACAGTCCCGAGATAACCAGTCGCCACCAATGGCATCACTCATGAatcttgatgagatcgaggaggaggctacCAAGCGCATTTCGAAAAAGGCTTGGGCATATTACTTCTCAGCCGCCGACGATCTATTTTCAAAAACATACAATAACCATgtctataaaaatatacttcTTAGGCCACGCGTATTTGTTGATTGTACAGCTTGCGATCTTTCAACCACATTGATTGGCAACAGAGTCGGGCTACCAATATTTGTCGCCCCTGCTGCTATGGCCCGCCTGGCTCATCCCGATGGAGAACAAGGCATCGCCAAGGCATGCTCTCGATTCGGGGCCATGCAGATTGTGTCGAACAATGCGTCGATGACTCCTGAGCAAATCATCGAGGGCGCAAAGCCAGGCCAGACCTTTGGTTGGCAACTCTACGTCCAGAACCAGCGGGAGAAAAGCGAGGCGATGCTCAAGCGCATCAACTCTATGCGAGAGTACTACAAATTTATCTGCCTGACCCTTGATGCGCCTGTTCCTGGTAAACGCGAGCTGGATGAGAAGCAAAACTTTGACTACTCTGAACCCAGCCCTGCCAGTGGTGAGAGCAAGCCCGGTGCTGGAGGTGTTGGTCAACAGCTGTTTTTTGGCACAGCggctgacttgacttggaAGACAACTCTTCCCTGGCTAGCTGCTCACACAGATCTACCCATCGTTCTCAAGGGTCTGCAGACTCATGAGGATGCTTATCTCGCAGCAAAGTATGCTCCTCAAGTAAAGGCCATCATCTTATCGAACCATGGCGGTCGTGCTGTCGACACAGCCCCTCCCGCTATACACACACTGCTCGAAATCCGCAAATACTGCCCTGAGGTTCTGAGCAAGGTCCAGATATGGGTTGATGGAGGCATCAAGCGAGGAACAGATGTTGTAAAAGCATTGTGTCTGGGAGCCAGCGGAGTCGGTATTGGACGAGGTGCTCTTTTTGGACTTGGCGCTGGTGGCCAAGCCGGCGTCGAGAGAACACTCGAGA TCCTCGAGGCAGAGACAGCAACATGTATGCGATTACTCGGAGTCAAGAATATCTCGGAGCTCGGTCCTAAATTC GTCAATGCTCGACAGGTGGAACGAGATATCTACGATGGAGATTCAGGGCTGGACCGTCAAGGCTTGTGGACAAAGTCTAAGCTGTAA
- a CDS encoding related to environmental pH response protein palF yields MPWAPRLGMGRRSKSSPSLSNPTGTSGPANSNVPNTPTNLEISSPAESAGSATSAAPRATSPTASTTSSTRPRFLSRLSLPLSLPLRNRNRNITDFHIRAEEPHRRYSAGDNVRGAVVIVVVKPVRITHLTVSLHGYVRVLKDPTSVAKAQGSIVLPQNGDSARPRYHGNGLASLFQDEQVLSGEGRLEPGRYEFGFDLLFPDKGLPSSIDFERGTVSYMVTATLTRPTSIAPTSSCERKVMLVENVDVGLLPIPRPRTIFLEPISKRNRRRKSMVMDKSTAAPSEINEFNSEQDSLETPTEDLREQVANPRSPIQSDMRSEISGESGVSNSTSLSRPEAALSQVGTLTSAKQQAVDKKTITATVELLKGGCLPGDAVSVRVTVQHTKRVKSMTGVIVTLLRQGKIDSNPPSALFDESLSRDDVARIDKEDVFPRSRTGLGGLSLTSSSSTSIFRKDLDQNIAPLIIDPNTMQTSVTVTVKLPDDSFPTIKGVPGEMISFKYVVEVVVDLGGRLSNQMQTGPARFGSYGHGSADNHTYGPRRGANIADTSQMRHEKGVIAVSMETVVGTTDSSRGKKKSRASPTSRSVQILESDEEEVIGQEPNYADDPPLEPYSNSTPLSPAGYLPSQANGSRLPTIPSHPPQPYSQVVPVQHPSLRPRDVVGSNSSGPVPSPAAPSYIPPPEILNQNNLSEKGRIRQAETRLLPSQPPEAGPSTSHDDEDIYDAEDTPRVPDLGGGFVPNAPSAPSAPDAGPSAPLEDDVDLPTVLLPGVVEDKQELERQRLLNEASAPPDVPEDMQRRADEGPSREVEADAEASAPTAPVVDDYDDFPGYGTSAGPSGTSRHVDGEQLPAYQR; encoded by the exons ATGCCTTGGGCACCACGTCTGGGAATGGGCCGCCGGTCAAAATCTTCTCCCTCGCTCTCCAATCCCACAGGAACTTCTGGCCCTGCGAACTCTAACGTTCCAAACACGCCCACGAACCTCGAGATATCTTCTCCCGCCGAGTCTGCTGGCTCGGCGACCTCTGCCGCCCCGCGGGCTACCTCCCCCACCGCATCTACCACCTCTTCTACGCGCCCAAGATTTCTTTCGCGACTGAGCCTCCCTCTCTCGCTCCCTTTGCGCAATCGGAATCGCAATATCACTGACTTTCATATTCGTGCTGAGGAACCACACCGTCGATACAGTGCTGGCGACAATGTCCGTGGTGCTGTCGTCATAGTCGTCGTAAAACCTGTTCGCATTACTCATTTGACTGTTTCGCTACACGGATATGTTCGTGTCCTGAAGGACCCGACTTCGGTTGCAAAAGCGCAAGGAAGTATCGTACTACCGCAGAATGGGGACTCGGCGCGCCCACGATATCACGGCAATGGTCTCGCAAGCCTTTTCCAAGACGAGCAGGTATTAAGCGGCGAGGGGAGGCTGGAACCTGGCAGATACGAGTTTGGTTTCGACCTACTGTTTCCTGACAAAGGGCTTCCAAGCAGTATTGAC TTCGAGCGAGGGACCGTTTCATATATGGTAACTGCCACGCTGACTCGGCCAACATCGATTGccccaacatcatcatgcgAGCGAAAAGTTATGTTAGTAGAGAATGTGGATGTTGGACTGCTGCCCATCCCTCGGCCGCGCACTATCTTCTTAGAGCCGATATCGAAACGAAATCGTAGGAGAAAGTCCATGGTGATGGACAAATCAACTGCAGCTCCTTCTGAGATCAACGAGTTCAATTCGGAGCAAGATTCTTTAGAAACACCAACGGAAGACCTTCGTGAGCAGGTGGCGAATCCGAGAAGCCCAATACAAAGCGATATGCGAAGCGAAATCAGCGGCGAAAGTGGCGTCAGCAACAGCACAAGCTTGAGCAGGCCGGAAGCCGCGCTGTCCCAGGTCGGGACACTCACATCGGCCAAGCAACAAGCAGTTGATAAAAAGACGATTACCGCGACAGTCGAGCTGCTGAAGGGCGGTTGCTTGCCGGGTGATGCTGTCTCCGTGCGGGTCACGGTTCAACATACTAAACGGGTGAAGAGCATGACTGGTGTGATTGTAACACTCCTCAGACAAGGCAAAATCGACAGCAACCCACCGAGTGCTCTGTTTGACGAGAGTTTAAGTCGTGACGATGTGGCTCGCATTGATAAGGAGGATGTGTTTCCGCGATCTCGGACCGGTTTGGGTGGTCTTTCGTTGACATCTTCAAGTTCTACAAGCATATTCCGTAAGGATCTTGACCAGAACATAGCACCCCTAATTATTGACCCTAACACCATGCAAACGTCGGTCACTGTGACCGTTAAGCTACCTGACGACTCCTTTCCGACTATCAAAGGTGTACCTGGAGAGATGATCAGCTTCAAGTATGTGGTTGAGGTAGTTGTTGACCTCGGCGGAAGACTGTCAAATCAAATGCAAACTGGCCCTGCCAGATTCGGATCTTATGGCCATGGAAGTGCAGACAATCATACTTATGGGCCAAGAAGAGGTGCTAATATTGCAGACACTTCTCAGATGCGCCATGAAAAGGGCGTTATCGCGGTGTCGATGGAAACAGTCGTTGGCACAACTGATTCATCTCGCGGGAAGAAAAAGTCGAGAGCTTCGCCCACTTCGCGAAGCGTACAGATTCTTgaaagcgatgaagaagaggtgaTTGGCCAAGAACCAAATTATGCTGACGATCCTCCCCTTGAGCCATACTCGAACAGCACGCCACTCTCCCCTGCAGGTTATCTTCCATCACAGGCCAATGGGAGCCGACTTCCAACgattccttctcatcctccacaGCCATATTCACAAGTGGTCCCAGTGCAACACCCGTCGCTCCGGCCTCGAGACGTTGTTGGGTCAAATTCAAGCGGCCCTGTTCCCTCTCCTGCCGCGCCTTCATACATCCCACCTCCTGAAATACTTAACCAGAACAACCTTTCCGAGAAGGGGAGGATTAGGCAAGCGGAAACACGACTTCTACCAAGTCAGCCACCAGAAGCGGGCCCGTCAACAAGtcacgatgacgaagatATATACGATGCAGAGGATACGCCCCGAGTCCCTGATCTCGGTGGTGGCTTTGTTCCAAATGCTCCCAGCGCTCCAAGTGCCCCCGATGCGGGACCTTCGGCCCCTTTGGAAGACGATGTTGACTTACCAACAGTGCTTCTCCCAGgggttgttgaagacaaACAAGAACTCGAACGTCAACGGCTCTTGAATGAAGCCAGTGCACCACCAGACGTTCCCGAGGATATGCAACGAAGAGCAGACGAAGGCCCATCGAGGGAGGTGGAAGCTGATGCGGAAGCAAGCGCACCAACTGCCCCAGTGGTGGATGATTATGATGATTTTCCAGGTTACGGAACTAGTGCGGGACCTTCTGGGACTTCGAGGCACGTCGATGGAGAGCAGCTGCCAGCCTACCAAAGATAA
- a CDS encoding probable mitochondrial amino acid transporter ARG-13 has protein sequence MEPSPVAVEVVSHAPNFSLKEKTALMEAFEDVLCGSFAGAVGKYIEYPFDTVKVRLQSQPDHLPLRYSGPLDCFRQSIKSDGVLGLYRGITAPLVGAAAETSSLFLFESLGRELLFTSSLVSREQGLSLPYLWLTGAFSGAFTSFVLTPIELVKCRIQAPMSADGSAGPPLRPIPVIKQVFRHEGLLGFWHGQLGTLIREAGGGSAWFGAKETVTSMFYQLKTKTAKSATEKQIILDTPLPFWQQAIAGASAGVSYNFLFFPADTIKSRMQTSTVSDLRQRRTFWKEGAMLWKQHGIRGMYRGCGITCLRSAPSSAFIFMVYDGMKRHFPF, from the exons ATGGAGCCTAGTCCTGTAGCTGTGGAGGTTGTTAGCCATGCGCCCAACTTCTCCCTCAAGGAAAAGACGGCGCTTATGGAGGCATTCGAAGACGTACTATGCGGATCG TTTGCTGGCGCTGTGGGCAAATACATCGAGTATCCGTTCGATACGGTCAAAGTGCGGTTACAAAGTCAGCCCGATCATCTTCCATTGAGATATTCTGGTCCATTGGATTGCTTCCGGCAGTCTATCAAAAGTGATGGAGTTTTGGGGCTGTATCGTGGCATTACAGCTCCTTTGGTGGGAGCTGCAGCAGAAACAAGCAGTCTATTTCTATTCGAGAGTCTTGGTCGTGAATTACTGTTCACGAGCAGCCTAGTTTCCCGAGAACAAGGACTCTCACTGCCATATCTCTGGCTGACAGGTGCATTTTCTGGAGCTTTCACTTCGTTTGTCCTTACTCCAattgagcttgtcaagtGTAGGATTCAAGCTCCCATGTCGGCTGATGGATCTGCCGGTCCTCCTCTCCGCCCTATACCTGTCATCAAGCAAGTTTTCCGCCATGAAGGCCTTCTGGGCTTTTGGCATGGTCAGCTCGGTACACTGATTCGagaggctggtggtggttctGCCTGGTTTGGTGCCAAGGAGACAGTAACAAGCATGTTCTACCAGCTCAAGACGAAGACCGCGAAGTCAGCAACAGAAAAGCAGATAATTCTTGATACACCCTTACCGTTCTGGCAGCAAGCGATTGCTGGCGCATCAGCGGGTGTGTCGTACaacttcctcttctttcctGCAGATACTATCAAATCACGCATGCAAACCTCGACTGTCAGTGATCTACGCCAACGACGAACATTCTGGAAAGAAGGAGCGATGCTTTGGAAACAACATGGGATACGAGGCATGTATCGTGGTTGCGGTATTACATGCCTCCGATCTGCACCAAGCTCTGCCTTCATATTCATGGTTTATGATGGGATGAAGCGACACTTTCCTTTTTGA